GTTGCTCGACGAGCTCACCACCACCGGCCACATCGTGGCCATCGCGCCGCGCCACTACGTGCACGCGGACACGCTTGCAGAAAGTGAGCGTCCCATTACGGAGATCCTCGAGAGATTCCACGCGCAGTCGCCCACGAGTGTCGGTCTGACAGCCGAGGAGCTGGGCGAGCGCGCGGGATTGCCGGGCAACGTGCTCGCCGCCGTCGTCGAACGGATGGTGGACAAGGAAAGGATCAGCGAGTCAAACGGCTGGTACATGCTCGCCGGCCACACGAGCACGCTCCCGCCCGAGGACCAAGTCCTCTCAGACCGGATCGAGCGCATCTTCCTTGAGCGGCTGTTCACGCCGCCGTCGCATGCCGAGGTCGAGATCGCCGTCGGCATCTCGCAAGCCGAGGCCAAGAGAGGTTTCCGCCTCCTCATCGACCGCAACCGCCTCATCTTCGTCGGCGGCGGCATGTACTTCCACTGCGACGCCATCGAAGAAGCAAAGCGCCGGCTGCTCGCCCATTTCGCCAAGGAGGACCGGTTCGAGAGCGTCCAGTTCAAGTACCTGCTCGAGACCACGCGCAAGTACGCCCTGCCGATTCTGGACTATTTCGACAAGATCGGCCTCACCCGCCGCGCCGGCAACACGCGGTTTCTCAAGAAACCCCAATAGGACAAATTGGACGAAGAGGACCGTATGCGGGAGAACGACCGAGAAAGAATCATTCCCGCACACGGCGGATACCGCGAACTGAAGTCATATCAAATGGCGGAGCTGGTCTATGACGCAACGGCGCGGTTCTGCGATCGGCTCATTGACCGCCGCTCGCGCACGCACGACCAGATGATCCAGGCGGCGCGCAGCGGCAAACAGAACATCGCCGAGGGCAGCATGGCCTCCGGCACATCGCGCAAGATGGAGCTGAAGCTAGTCGGCGTGGCTCGCGCCAGCCTCGAAGAACTGCTGCAGGACTACGAAGACTTCCTCCGACAACGTGGTCTCGCGCAGTGGACCAAAGACCACGCCGAAGCAGAAACAATCCGAAAACTGGCGTACGCCAAGAATAGGTCTTATGTGACTTATAAGACCTATATCGAAGACAGCTCTCCCAAGGTCACCGCAAATACCCTCATCTGCCTCATCCACCAAGCAAGCTACCTGCTGGACCAACGACTCCGTCGACTCGAGATCCAATTCCTCGACGAAGGCGGGTTCGCCGAGCGCTTGTACCGAGCGCGCCGGACGCACCGGAGCGACTCACAATGACTCAAGCCTCGTTTTCGGGCTCGACGGCTTCGGCGCTCCGCTGCAAGACGTTGGTGAATGTCAGCGCGCGGCAGCGGGTGCAGTCGAGGCAACGCGTGCAGCGCGGATCGTTGGCGCGTTCGTCGGGCTTGACGTTGTAGTGGCAGATCTTGTGGCAGATCGAGCAGTCGAGGCACAACGACGGCTTGAAGCGCAGGAAGAACGCCGAGATGCGGTTGAACAACCCAAAGATGGCGCCGAGCGGACAGAACAGCGTGCACCACGGCCGGTAGATGAAGAAGATCGTGACAAGAAAGGCGCCGAGGACAGCGAGCTTTGCCGGACTCGGCAGCGACAGCTTGCCGGTCTGGATGGCCGTCTTGACCGTCTGCGGCATGGCGCCCTCGAGCGCGCCGGCGGGACAGACGCGACAGATGAACAGCGGATGCTTCTCGCCGAGGAAGAACGGAACGAGCAGCACGAGGCCAATGAGCACGATGTAGCGGAAATACGTCGCCCAGCGCGGGAGCGTGAGTTTGCGGATCGGCAGCTTGGCGGTGAGGTCCTGCAGCCAGCCGAACGGGCACACCCATCCGCAGATGAACGCGCCGAACAGCCCCCCAACGACGAACAGCGTCCCAATGGCGATGAGCGGCACGACATGCAGCGCGCTCATCTGCGCGAGCACGCCGATCGGGCAGGCGAACGTCGCCAGCGGGCAGGCGTAGCAGTGAAACACCGGCGAGCACACGGCGAACACCCGCAGCGGGAGCAGCCACACGCCGAGAAACGCCGTCTGCACCGCAAACCGCCAGCGAACAAGTACAGACGCCTTCGCCCGAAGTCCCCTCTTGGCCATGGCCACCATGACCTCCAGCTAGTTCACTCAGGTAGGGCAGAGGGCGTCGGCCGGTGGCGGCTCGGCGCCCTCGTCGAAAGTAAATGTGATCTCGCCCGAGGCCAGCCGAACGATGCGTCCTCGCGTTGCCTCGAGCATGATGCGCCGCTCGGGTTCAGGGCCTGGCAGGTTCTCCAATCTCTCGCGCTCGACAGTCTCGATCACGGGAGGCAGGACCGGGCCGAGAGCTTCGCCCGTGAACGGATCGGTCGGAGGCGGTGGGGGCGGGATCTCGACCTCCTCGGTGTAGGTGACGTTCCGGTTCATGTGAACCGCACGCTCGTGGTAGACGTAGCCACCGACGAGCAGGCCGGCACCGGCGAGAACGGTCAGAAGCGGAATCGCCCAGCCAATGACTCCGGATCGTGCGGACTGCATCTTCATGCTGCGCGGTTTGCTCCCAGTTGCTCAATCACGTGCCGCGGCATGCGTCGCGCTGTGGGAAAAGTGGCGGAGGTGAATGGGAATCGAACCCACCCAGGACCCTTTCGGGCCCCACTCTGATTTTGAAGACCAGGGGCACCACCAGGCACCAGTCACCTCCTCAGCTCGATCCCTTCACCTCACCATAGAACATCATAATCGGGCAGCCGCCAAATGAAATCGCCATGTTGGCCGCCTCGTCGATCATCTCCTGAGAAAACCCCATCTCGCGCGCCTTCTTGATGTGGATCTCGGCGCAGGGCCCGCACTTGGCCAGCAGCGAGAGCGCGATGGCGATCGCCTTCTTGGTCTTCACATCGAGCGCGCCGGGCGCGTTCGTTGCCGCCATGAAGTCCTTGAACTGCTGGAGATCGCCCGACGGGCTCGCGTCGTACGAGGCCTCGCCCAGCGTCTCGTCAAGATGTGAGGGACCGCCTGGACAGCATTCCATGGTCTCGGCTCCTTGATCGGGCGCGGGCGCCGGTACCGGCGTACGCGTCTTCTTTGGCTTCTCGTACTTGATCTGGGGAATCGGTCGTGTGCCGCGCGTCTCGAGATGAATGCGCCCGCTGCCCTTGCCGAGCACACGGCCCACGATGGCCGCATCCTTAACGCCTGCGGCATGCAAGCGCGCGACGTATTCCGCAGCCTTCCCCTCCGGGAGCGCCACGAGGAGGCCGCCGGAGGTTTGAGCGTCGAGGCAGACGTCGATCATGCCCGGCTCAATGCCGTCGCCGGCGACGATCGCTTCGCCTGAGGCCTCGCGGTTACGCTCGATCGCGCCCGGCACGATGCCCTGGCCAATGCACTCGAGCAGGCCGGAGAAGATCGGAATGTCGTCCCACACCAGCTCGACATCCACCCCGCTCGACCGCGCCATCTCGGCGAGGTGGCCGGCGAGCGCGAAGCCCGTTACGTCCGTGCAGGCGTGGGCGCCGAGTTCAAGCATCAGCTCGCATGCGGTCTTGTTGAGTGCCGCCATCGAGGCAGCCACGGCGTCCACGGCACCGGCGGGGGCGTGGTCAATGACGGCGGCGAAGAGCAGAATGCCGGCGCCGATCGGCTTGGTCAGCACGAGCGCATCGCCCGGCCGCGCGCCGGCGTTGGTGATCACTCTGTCGGTGTCGATCAGGCCCGTCACGGCGAAGCCCGCCTTGATCTCCTCGTCCTTGATGCTGTGGCCGCCGATAACGGCCACGCCGGCCTCAGCCATCTTGTCGAGCCCGCCGCGCAGGATGTCGCGCATAACAGCGTGAGGCAGCTTGCGGATCGGGAACCCGACGATGGACAGCGCCGTGAGCGGTGTGCCGCCCATGGCGTAGATGTCGCTCACCGAGTTCGCGGCGGCGATCTGGCCAAACGTATAAGCATCGTCCACCGACGGCGAGAACACGTCCACTGTCTGCACGAGTGCCTTGGCGCCATCGAGCTTGTAGACGCCCGCGTCGTCGCCGGCCGGCACTCCGACAAGCACACGCGGATCGGTGCTCGCCGGCAGCCCGTCGAGGATTCTGTGGAGCGACGCCTTGTCGATCTTCGAGGCGCATCCGGCATTCTCAACGAGGCGCGTAAGCTGCACAGGGCCTTGCGGCGCCTCGAGCGTCTCGCCAGCGCAGAGGCAGACGTTCTTCTCAAGAAACAGTGGGCAGGGGCACGGGAGCTTCGGGTCGCAGATGCAGTGCCCGAGCGCCATCGAGCGCTTCATGATGCGCTTGCGTTTCGCCAAGTCGTTTGCCGGACTCATCAGATCGCTGAACCTATCGTTTGCCGTACGGGGATGGGACTATGACCTTGCGGCCCGGGTCCCGTCAAGGGCTGTGCCTTCGTGCTGGCCACGTTTCTTCTAAGACAAGACGAGAGAAAGGAGCGGGAGGTTCCTCCCCCGCCCCGGCATATCACGTCATGCGGATCGGTCGGCTTCGGACGCCGGTCATTCAACCTCGAACCACTGCTCGTCCTGTGAGACCGGGATGGGGCCCAACGGCACACTGAGCACGACGCGGTACTTGCCTCCGAAACCGTCTGGCACTCGCCACGAGTGCCGGCAGACACCACGTCAGCCATACTCGAAGCCGCCCGAATCGAGTTCTTCGCCTTGCCCGTCAAGCAACCTCATGCCCGCCCAGCCTTCGAGGCCGCCGTCATCGGCACGTACGTAGGGGAAGTAGCGCTCGCCGTGCGCGCCCCAGACCTGAACGTTGACAACGATGCTCTCGCCCTCGCGTTCCGGCACCGCTATGGCTTTCATCGGTGGGCCGATCTCGAGCACGGTGCTCTCGCCCTCGCGGATCTCGAAGCTGCGCAGCGACTCGGGCAATTCGAGACACTGCATGCGGAACCGTCGGTCCTGGTCGTCCCACTCGAGAATCTGGATTGTGTAGACGTCGTACTTGCCGACGGGCAGCGGCATCGGCTCGCCGCGAAGCAGGACGCGGTACGCGCCGGGCTCCGAGAACAGCGACAGGATCGCTCCCGGCGCGGTCACCGCGACCGTGCCGGTCTTCGGCGTCGTCGGCGTGAACGTGATGCTCGAGCCGTCAGGCGCAACCGAGATGGTGTAGAACGCCTTGTTGTGGCAGGTGATTGCGGGCATCGGCCGCAACTCGTCCCACAGGTCAAACTCGCCGTCGCCGTTGAAGTCAATGCCGATCGTGTCAGCCGGCGTGTCGGGCGCCATCACATTGCTGGGCCGGCCGTCAAACGTGCTGTCGGCGACAGCAACCATCAGCGTCTCACCGCCAAGCGTCACTTCGCCCCGGTACACGCCGGCGGCCCGGATGACCAAGGTTGACACAACCCCTTCATCGTCCGGCCGGCACCTGACAGCAAGCGGGATCTCCGTGTCTTGGCCCTTGATCGTGACAGGGAGGTAGAGGCTCCTTGCCTGTCCCGGATCAGGATGGACGATCGGCACCTCATCGGTCAGGTCGCCATCCAGGTTGGTGTCGATCAGGAGCGTCAGCGGCTCCGGCTCGACGGCTGCAACGATCTCCCTCCCGCCGATATCGGGCAGGAAGTAGACGGCCTTGCCGGTCAACACCTCGTGCGGCTTCTTGAGGGCGTCGGGTGCCTGCTCGAGCCGGTCGCACCACACCTCGCCCCAACAGAGCGAGTTGTCCTCCGTGGCCGGCTCGAACGCAAGCGGGAACGTGCCCTGAGCGCAGGCCGCTGCAACTCCGAGTAACGGTATCGCCAACAGCAGCGCGGCTGCTCGTGCAGATCGTCGTGTCATCCGAGTATATGGTTCCTCGTGCTGAAGATGAGTCGGCGGGCTGTCTTCAGCTCGCCGCACTCTACTCGATCGTATGCCATTCCTCGTCGGCCTTCCACTCGAATGGGCCGATGTCGGGAATGATCTCGACCTTGAACTTGCCGCTGAACTCCTTTGGTGCTCGCCACGAGCACGCGCAGGTGCCCCCTCAGCCATACGAGAAGGCAGCCGTGTACAGCTCCTTCCCGTTCTCATCAACGATCCTGATCTTCGGCGGCTGGAGCCGTCGGCCGTCCTTCGTCGCACCGGACAGATACGGCACACCGGCCCCATCCGTCAGGTCCAGGTCAATCTCCACGTTGCGGTTCTGCACGGTCACGTCGAGCTTGAACGTCAACGGCGGTCCGACACTCAGGATGGTCTCCTTGCCCTCTTCGATCGCGACGCGCGCGACTCTGGGCGGAATCTGCAGCGAGTCGAGCGACCAGAGCTTCCCGTCCGCGTCAGCAGCGGCCAGCCGGACCTTCGAGATCGTATGTGTGCCGGCCGGCACCTGCCACGAACCGCCGGCCGTCCTCTCGAAGAGGAAGTTGCCCGTGGGCGAGGCGAGAATCAGCTCGACGGTCGGATTCTTCGTCGCCAACGTGCCGAGCGGCATTTTCGATACATCGAACGTGATCGCGGAGCCATCGGCCTCGATCGCCACGTCATAGTACGCGCCGCCGATCCGGGCCAGCGTACAGAGCGGCATGATCTCGAACGCGTCAGCCTCAAAGCGGCCGTTACCGTTGAGGTCAATGGCCAAGAAATCCATGGCCGACGGCCCCTGTCTGCCTGGCGCAGCGTCGGCGGCAGCGCCAAACTGCCCGTCGAGGTTACCGTCGACCAGGGCGATCGCATACTCGGTGTCGCCGAGTCTCGCCGTGCCCATGCGGCTCCCGGGCGACACGAGCATGGCGTAGGTCGCGTTGCCCTGCTGGACGTACGCCAGGACGGCAAACCGCAGCTCGGCTCCGTCTTTGTCCTTGGGATCCTTGACCGACAGCGGGCCGAAACGGTACTGCCCCTGGGCGATCTCCTCGCCCGCGACCGCCGTCTCGTCCGCGAAGTCGAGGTCGATGTCGGAGTCGACGTAAAGCTTCGGTGGGGTCGTCGGGTCGATCAGGAGCAGCACCCGCTTGCCGAACGTCTGGACCCGGAAGTAGGCGGTCTTTTCGCTCAGGCCGTCCGGCACGCCCTTGACAGGCGGCTTGGCGCCGAGCCGGCTCGTCCACTGCCTGCCAAGGTTGGCCAGCGGATCCGAGGCGTCCGTGAAGTCCTGATACTTCAGGTCGGCCTTGACCTCAGCCCGAGCGAGCCCGGCGATCAGGCAAACGGCCGCCAGGCTGCACAGCGTTAAGGCTCTTCGTCTCATAGGCTTGGCTCCCTCAATTCATGCTGCACGCTCGTGCAGCCGGTTCCGTGCGCCGCAGAACACTAACACTTACCCCAGGCGGCGCGGGTTGACAACCCGCTTTCCCGCCCCGACTACTCAGCCGTGCGCCACTCTTCCTGTTGTACGAGCTCGAACAGGCCGAAGTTCAGGAAAACTCAACTCTGAACCGGCCCTGGAAATCGTCTGGTGCTCGCTGCGAGTACTGGCAGCCCCCGCCTCAGCCGTACTCCATCTGGCGGAGGCGATCTCGTCGCCGTGCTCGTTGAAGATCTTGAGCGTGGCGGCGACCACCAAAACCGGCCCGCCGGCGATGTCGGCTTGCAGAAACGTCGCGTTCTTCCCCGGCGACGTGGGCACGCGCTTGCAGCTCTCCGGCTTCTCGGGCAGCGTGGGCACCCATTGGTTCCCCTCGCCGGCCAGCACGCCGTCCTGCTCGCCAAACGCCTCGAACTCCAGTTCGAACGTGCCCTGGCCAGTCGTCACCCCCGCAAGCAGCAGGATAGCCGCGACCACGGCCGCAGCAGACGGACGCAGGCGGAACGCGCGACGGACATCAACGAGGAACGGGCCGGAAACGCTATGGGGCGCTCGACACGAGCACCGTGAGGCGCCCGCTCAGTGCCGTGCGGGCGGCAGGAAGTAGTCGATCCGACTCACCAGAAGGCCGGGCACCAAAGTCTCCCTCAGCATGCCGGGAAGCAGTATACCCCCTCAACCCGCCGACGTCAATGCCCGGATACCGCAGAGCGTGCGAGCGACCCCGGCCATCCGGAACGTGCCGACCGTCTCGCCGGCACCCGAAGCATGCGTGATACCCGCCGGTGTCCTGTTAGCGGCGGGCGATGCCCGTGTCCCTGGCCAGGATGTCGAGATATGCCTGATACGCGTAGACCCGGTCGCGGCGTCGTCCGGTGATCTCGCGCAGAACGCCCGCCCGGCACAGGGCGTCGATGGCCTTGCCTGCCGTGGGCTGCGATGTATGCAGGAGCTCCACGGCCTTCGGCAGCAGGATCATCGGGTGGTTGGGCAGAAGGTCGAACAGGCGCATCGCCGTGACGGTTGTGGCCTCGTGCCCGGACACCGTGCGGCGGTCCGTGCCGATGAGCAAGAAGAGGCGGCGGGCCGTATCGACGCCGTCATCGGCCGACTCGCGCACGCACTCGAGGAAGAAGGCCGTCCACCCCTCCCAGTCTCCGCCCGCGCGCACGGCACCGAGGCGGTCGTAGTACTCCTGGCGATGCCGCTTGAACCCGAGGCTCAGGTAGAGAAGCGGCGACGACAGGAGCTTCCAGTGCTCGACGAGCAGCGTGACGAGCAAGCGGCCGATGCGCCCGTTACCGTCCAGGAAGGGATGGATGGTCTCGAACTGAACGTGGGCAAGTCCCGCTCTGACCAAGGGCGGTAACGAGTCGCCGCCGTGGATCCACTTCTCGAGCGCGGCGAGCGTCTCCGGGACTGCATCGGGTGGAGGCGGCACGAAGCGCGCGTTGCCCGGACGCGTGCCGCCGATCCGATTCTGCGACGTGCGAATCGTGCCCGGTTGCTTACCGCTGCCGCGAGTTCCCTTCATCAGCCGCTTGTGGACCGCGCACAGAAGGCGCGTGCTGAGCGGAAGCCCCTTGGGCTTTGCCAGTTCCTTGCGTGCATACGACATGGCATCGACGTAATTGCAGATCTCCATCACATCGGCCGGGCGGTCGGACTGGCGCGTGGCCTCGTACGTGACGACGTCCTGCAGCGTGGCCTGCGTCCCCTCGATCTGCGACGAGACAACGGCCTCTTTGCGGACGAACCCGTACAGGAACCAGTCAGGGCTGGGCACCATGGCGCCCGCGACGTCCAGTCGCCCCACGGCGGCCACGGCCTGGGCGTGAACCTCGGCAAGGTGCCCTTCGATCGCGAGCGCTGGCTTCAAGGGCGGCAACGGATCCGGAACGAAGGCCCGGACCGTCTCCCCTCCGACAGTGGTCGTGCGGTATGTACCCGTCGTGCGAGGCATCGTTAGTCAAGCCTCCTTTCCTAAGGGCTTCCACTACAAAAGACATCTTATCTAGCAATCGGCGTTAGTCAAGAAGTCTTTTCTAGCGATCCGGCGCGGAAAGCGCAGGACGGGCGGTCCTTGAGATGCGCCAGTCCAGGCAAAGCGTCGTCCGCGTTTCCGCCGGCGCACGGTGAGCGGGCAAGCCACGCCCTCGGCGGGCAGGAATGGGAACCGGCAACCGGTCTTCTTTCCCGGAGAACAGAGGGGACAAGCTCGCATTTCTGAATCAGCCGCCGCACGAGTGCAGCACGCGGCGGATGGTAAGCGGCGCATTGCCCGTGTTCTCGATGGTGAAGGTGTGCTCAGGCTTCGCGCCCGCCGCCACCTCGCCGAAGTCCTACGTCGTCTCTGGGGTCGTCAACCGTGGTGCCGGCGAGGCCACCTCGTCCGTTGCGCCGAGGCACGCGCCCACCCAGCCAAGCAGACACACAACGATCGCAACATGCTGACAGAGACGCACAGGTATCCCGATCATGTCTGCAAACTCTGTGACGGCATCCCAGCGGAGCTTCCCATGCATGGCGGGCCGCAACGGACCAGAACGCTGGGGCGGGCAAGGAGCGGCCGCCCTCAAACGCAGTCCCGGCATCTCGGACACGCTAGTTCACAAGGCGCTTGAACTGCTCCAGGTGGCGGATCAACTCGAACGACTGTTCGGTCCTTGCTTCCGTTTTGGCTGTTGGGTCAACGCGGATTACCTGGTCCAGGTAACGGAGCGCCTCCTCAGGTCTTCCGTTCTCGGCATAGAGGCAGGCGAGATTGTAGAGGACATCGGGGTGGGTTCGATCGCGCTCGCGTATCTTCGCAAGCTCCGCGTTCGCACGGCGCCAAGCCTCTTGCTTGTCGTCAATGACCTTAAGCAAGGACAAAGCATAGGCGACACGTGCGGGCGCCATATCCGGTTCTCGCGACAGGGCCTGCTCATATGCCCGTGCGGCCCTCTCGTCCTGGCCCGAGTAGTGGTAGCAGACACCGAGGTACGCGTAGTCAAGGGCCGTCTGCGTGACGGGAAGCTTGACGCATTCCTGCCAGCACTCGATCCCCTCTTCGTACTCGCCGCGCTTGACCAGATCGCGCCCTTGCGTACGCAGCTCACTGGCCCGCTTCTCTGGAGTCTGCTCCTCCGCAGCCTGCTTGCCGCGCGTGAGGTACCAGACGGCCCCAGCGCAACACGCGACTACGAGCAACACGATGATCGTTTTGGGCTTCATCCTTGTCTCCGTCTCAGCGATGGCCTATCGCCTGCTGGAATCCAGGAACCTCGAGGCGTGCTAGCCAAGGCATGGTGCAGGCTTGGTGTGCACTGGGCAATCGACAGAACGCGAGCGCGCGCCGGTCTCGATCGTACTCGTCCCTCCTGGCAGCACGCCTGCGGGACTGCCGGCCAAGGCTCACGGCGCCTTGGCCACGAACACTCACACGCGACCTGGGTCATCGCGGGGATGTGGGGTACCATACTTCTCGAAATTCGCGATATAGAACTCAACCGCATGTGCGGTGCCTGTGTCATGAACGGCACCGTTCGCCCTCGTAACGATGACTGGAGCATTCCCACCCAGCGAGTCCTCCATCGCTTGCGTTTGCAGGTGCCGAGCAGAGTCATAGAAGAAGACCCAGCCGAAATCCCTGTCGATCGTGTGCTCGTCCAGTATGATGAACTCGTCATCCGGGCACGCCCATGGCATGCCTGCAAGATGCTCTTGTGCGATCCTTCTGGCTTCGTCGTACGTGATCATCCAGCGAGTGCCTGCCATAGGGTCGTTGGCAGATAGTAGATCGTCGTGTACCCCTGGCCAGTCCACACAGCCACCCCGCCTGCCTGGCCGTCGAGGAAGCGTACAGTGCCCCCTTGGTTGACGCCATCGAAAAAGTGCCCGTACCCTTTGGCACGGCCGCCATACACGATCACCCGAGAGCCCGAGACCGATGACTGAAGGTACTGCATCACGGACGCCCTCCTTACATAGGCATAGACCCACGAACCTCCGTAATGGTCACTAAGCACCTACGGTCCAGTTGACCGTCCTGGCGTGGCTCTCAGCAGTCTACCTTCCAGCGCCATCCTGCGGATTGAGCAGTGTCGAGACACCTCTTACGAACGACACGATCGACTCCCCTTGCGACACGTAGAGCCGCTTGTAGACCTTATGGAAAGGAAATGCCTCCACCTGGAATACTGGCCACCAGATCGACAGATGGCTCAGGTCCTCTTCGGAGCGAAAAACAAGATCCCCGCCGAGAAGAGACAACACCGAGCTTGCCAAGACAAGTCCAAAATCCCTCACGAAAAGGTTGATGTCGGATGCATCAGGATCCCAGCCTTCTCTCCACATTCCATCGATTATCTTGTCTAACAGCACTGCCATCTCGATAGGGTCGTTCAGTTCTTGGGCGAAACCTTCCTCAAGCCGTTGGCGTGCACCTTGTACCGCAGCGTCAAATCTCTGGACGCGATCTAGTGACGGATCAAGCACATCCCCGAAACCCGCGTATGCCGTCGACTGACCTTGAAGAACGTCAAAGGGCGGAACCCTAAGGCATGACACTGTACGTACCTCCAACCTCGCGGATAGCTCTCACAACCCCGGAAGGCGGCTGCTGCGAGAACTGCAGATGCACATTCGGCCGTATGGTCTGATACTTCAAGATTTGCGTTTGGAACTGCTCGACTACCTGTTGCTGAATGAAGGGCGCCTGGTAGGCAGGCTTGGACCAGTTCAAATCCTTGAAATCGACAATCGTTGTGCTTGTCGGAGGTTTGTCCAGGCGCACTGTGACCTCCTCTCCGCCGAAAGTCGTACGCATCGTAGTCTGTTGACCACCATGCCGCAGCTCGTATTGCCTCCAGGCAGGTATGCTCTCGCCGCCGTTCCCCGCGCCTGCCGCAGTCCCCTCTCCCGTAGCCGCCGCCCGTCCTTCCGCCGCCGCGGCTCCCTCGGCCGCAGACGTTGCACCGGCTCGGCTGCCCCACAGGGTCGGGTTCCAGCCCAGAGCGTCCAGGGTAGGCACAACGACCGTGAGAATAAACTGCCCGCCGCCGGTCAGTCCACGACTAACTGCCTCGATCGTCTCCAGCCGCTCCCCGGTCACCATGTCGACCCCGTAATAGGCTTCGAGGATGCTGTTTCCGCCGGTGAGCTCACAGAGCATGTAGTCCCACCGACTGAACAGCCCGCCGCTCTCTTGCTCGACGAATACGGCCTCATCGTACAGGCGCTGGAAGGTCCCTCCCGGATCAGACGCGGCGCGCATCAGCTGTTCTTCAATCTTCTGGACGTCGTCTGTCAGGCTCTGGATGAACGCGAGCTCCGCCGAATCCTCAGGAAGAATCTGCTGCGCAACGTACGCCACAGCTTGTAAGGACAGTCTGGGGTCAAGGGGACCCAAGAAAGGAATCGGCTCCGGAGGGGGCGCGTGGCGACGGCACCTCCTCCGTCTTTCTTCGACCTCGTCCTTGTAGTCCTTCCATGGGGTCTCACCGGCCCCGTAGCTGTCATCCGGCGCATGCTGGTCGGCGAAGGCATCGTTCTGGTTGAAGTACTCGTCATCCTGCGAGCCGTATATGCCGGTATTCACACTGAGGCCCCTGGCCGTCATATTTGAATAAGGATCGTTATGGTCGTTCAGTCGCAAGCCGAGCCCGGAAGGATCGCGGAACACGGTCGGGATGTTGCTGACATACGCGTACAGGTTCGGGCCGTCGATGGGGCCAGCGGGGTCGG
This DNA window, taken from Verrucomicrobiota bacterium, encodes the following:
- a CDS encoding four helix bundle protein, encoding MRENDRERIIPAHGGYRELKSYQMAELVYDATARFCDRLIDRRSRTHDQMIQAARSGKQNIAEGSMASGTSRKMELKLVGVARASLEELLQDYEDFLRQRGLAQWTKDHAEAETIRKLAYAKNRSYVTYKTYIEDSSPKVTANTLICLIHQASYLLDQRLRRLEIQFLDEGGFAERLYRARRTHRSDSQ
- a CDS encoding 4Fe-4S binding protein, with protein sequence MAKRGLRAKASVLVRWRFAVQTAFLGVWLLPLRVFAVCSPVFHCYACPLATFACPIGVLAQMSALHVVPLIAIGTLFVVGGLFGAFICGWVCPFGWLQDLTAKLPIRKLTLPRWATYFRYIVLIGLVLLVPFFLGEKHPLFICRVCPAGALEGAMPQTVKTAIQTGKLSLPSPAKLAVLGAFLVTIFFIYRPWCTLFCPLGAIFGLFNRISAFFLRFKPSLCLDCSICHKICHYNVKPDERANDPRCTRCLDCTRCRALTFTNVLQRSAEAVEPENEA
- the selD gene encoding selenide, water dikinase SelD; the protein is MSPANDLAKRKRIMKRSMALGHCICDPKLPCPCPLFLEKNVCLCAGETLEAPQGPVQLTRLVENAGCASKIDKASLHRILDGLPASTDPRVLVGVPAGDDAGVYKLDGAKALVQTVDVFSPSVDDAYTFGQIAAANSVSDIYAMGGTPLTALSIVGFPIRKLPHAVMRDILRGGLDKMAEAGVAVIGGHSIKDEEIKAGFAVTGLIDTDRVITNAGARPGDALVLTKPIGAGILLFAAVIDHAPAGAVDAVAASMAALNKTACELMLELGAHACTDVTGFALAGHLAEMARSSGVDVELVWDDIPIFSGLLECIGQGIVPGAIERNREASGEAIVAGDGIEPGMIDVCLDAQTSGGLLVALPEGKAAEYVARLHAAGVKDAAIVGRVLGKGSGRIHLETRGTRPIPQIKYEKPKKTRTPVPAPAPDQGAETMECCPGGPSHLDETLGEASYDASPSGDLQQFKDFMAATNAPGALDVKTKKAIAIALSLLAKCGPCAEIHIKKAREMGFSQEMIDEAANMAISFGGCPIMMFYGEVKGSS
- a CDS encoding Fic family protein, whose translation is MPRTTGTYRTTTVGGETVRAFVPDPLPPLKPALAIEGHLAEVHAQAVAAVGRLDVAGAMVPSPDWFLYGFVRKEAVVSSQIEGTQATLQDVVTYEATRQSDRPADVMEICNYVDAMSYARKELAKPKGLPLSTRLLCAVHKRLMKGTRGSGKQPGTIRTSQNRIGGTRPGNARFVPPPPDAVPETLAALEKWIHGGDSLPPLVRAGLAHVQFETIHPFLDGNGRIGRLLVTLLVEHWKLLSSPLLYLSLGFKRHRQEYYDRLGAVRAGGDWEGWTAFFLECVRESADDGVDTARRLFLLIGTDRRTVSGHEATTVTAMRLFDLLPNHPMILLPKAVELLHTSQPTAGKAIDALCRAGVLREITGRRRDRVYAYQAYLDILARDTGIARR
- a CDS encoding DUF1573 domain-containing protein is translated as MAAGAKPEHTFTIENTGNAPLTIRRVLHSCGG
- a CDS encoding tetratricopeptide repeat protein, which produces MKPKTIIVLLVVACCAGAVWYLTRGKQAAEEQTPEKRASELRTQGRDLVKRGEYEEGIECWQECVKLPVTQTALDYAYLGVCYHYSGQDERAARAYEQALSREPDMAPARVAYALSLLKVIDDKQEAWRRANAELAKIRERDRTHPDVLYNLACLYAENGRPEEALRYLDQVIRVDPTAKTEARTEQSFELIRHLEQFKRLVN